Part of the bacterium genome, CAGCTCCCAGTGTTGTTGCTACGATAACCGTTGCAATCATAGCGCTTCCCACAGTTATTGCCAGGAGAGGGTCTTTATTTAAAACCAGAGCTCTAAATGCTGCCAATATTCCCATGGCTAAGCCGACTATTCCGCCTATTGACAGTTCCTTCAGGAAAATTTTAAGAACATCTCTTATTTGAATTTCTCCGGTTGCTAATCCTCGAATGACAACTGTGGATGATTGAGTCCCTGCGTTTCCTCCAGAACCACAAAGAAGTGGTATAAAAAAGGTGAGAGCAACGACTGCTTGTAACTGATAGGCATATTTCTCCATTACCATTCCCGACACAAAACCCATAGCAACCAACACAAGTAGCCATAGAATTCTGTGTTTGGCGATAATGCGGGGCGGGGACCCCATATAGTCAACATAATCGCCTGCGGCTCCATATTTATAAATATCTTCGGTATTCTCCTGCTGTATAACGTCTACTACATCGTCAACAGTTACAATGCCGATTAGTTTATTGTCAGTATCAACGATAGGTATTGCTAATAAGTCATAGTCGGCTAATTTTTTTGCCACTTGTTCCTTATCATCATCAATGTGTGCGTTGATAATATTCAGATGCATTATGTCCTTAATCAATTTACTTCCGTTTGAAATCAAGATGTCTTTTAGAGAAATAAATCCGAGAAGTTTCCGTTCGCTATCTATAACATAAACATAATAAATAGTTTCCCTGTCAAAAGCTTGTTTTCTAAGTTGGTTCAAGGCTTTACTTGCTGTAATATCTTGTGAAAGAAAAGCATATTCCGTGGTAAGTATTGAACCCGCAGTTCCTTCTTTATATTGAAGAAGTTTTTTTATGTCGTTACGCTCTGCTTGAGCGATAAGAGGCAGTACTTGTTCGGTTTGTTCTTTGGAAAGTGTTTTTATAAAATCTGTTCTTTCATCGGGAGCCATATCTTCCAATATATCAGCCATCCATTCTTTAGAGAAATGGCGGAAAATTCCCCGTTGATGTTTGGTTTTAAACTGTTGAAAAAATTCAATACCTAAAGGACTTTTTAATGCAATGACTATTTGAGCATTTTGTTGCGGCTTCAAATCTTCACAAAGCGTAAAGATTTCCCGCGGATGCAAGTCTAAGAAAAGTTTTCGAATTTCCTCGTCTTTATTGGGCAATTTCAAAACTTCTTCTATTTCCGGGTAAATAATCGATTTATTTTGCATCAGAGATCCTCTTTAATACAAGAATATAAAATCATGATATAAAAAAAATAATAAGGTTTCAATCTTTATTTTAACGGAATCCGATTTTACAACTTTATTCCCACCTCCGAGGTGGGAATGAAGTGAGAAGTTTCTAAAAACATACCGAGTATAAGCACTTCAAAAACTTTCGCTATTTTCTTCACAGCTGTTTTTCCTTAATGATTGGTTTAAATATCTAACGCGGTAAATATTTTTCTATAAATTCGGGGCGGATTCGTTTGAGTTCTTCTTTAGGCAATTTTGCAAGTAATTTCCAACCAAGTTGTAGTGTTTCTTCTATTGTTCTTGCCTGCAGTTTGTTCTGTTGGACATATTCTTTTTCGAAAGCTAGGGCAAAATCAAGATAAATTTTATCTAGTTCGGATAAACTTTCCTGCCCCATGATTACAGATAATTCCTGTGCCTGTTTTCCTTTTGCGTATGCAGAAAAAAGTTGGTTAAATAGGTCTGAATGGTCTTCCCTGGTTTTGCCTTTTCCGATTCCTCTGTCTTTAAGTCGTGATAAGGAAGGCATTACGTCTATCGGAGGATAAATACCTTTCCTATGCAGATCCCTTGAGAGAATTATTTGCCCTTCGGTAATATATCCTGTAAGGTCGGGGATGGGGTGTGTTTTATCGTCTTCCGGCATTGTGAGGATAGGCATTTGCGTAATTGAACCTTTTTTGCCTTTTATTCTTCCTGCACGCTCATATATACTTGCCAGGTCGGTATACATATAGCCCGGATATCCTCTTCTTCCCGGAACTTCTTTTCTTGCGGCCGAAACTTGTCTTAGTGCTTCACAGTAATTTGTCATATCCGTCAATATTACAAGTACATGCATATCGTGTTCAAAAGCCAAAAATTCAGCTGCTGTTAGAGCTGTGCGTGGAACCGCAATTCTTTCAATTACAGGGTCATCGGCTTGGTTTATAAACAGTACAGTTCTTTCCATTGCTGCGCCTTCCTGAAAATTTTTTATAAAAAAATCTACCTCTTCAAAAGTAATACCAATTGCGCCAAAAACAATCGCAAATCCGCCTGCTTGTTCCGATGGAACATCGGGACGGGCAGATTCTTCTTTTTTACCTAATATTTGTGCTTGTCGCACTATTTGTGCCGCAAGTTGAGAGTGGGGGAGCCCTGAACCGGAAAATATGGGAAGTTTCTGTCCTCTTACCAGCGTGTTTAATCCATCAATTGCGGATACACCAGTTTGTATAAATTCGTTTGGATAATCCCGCGCAATTGGGTTTATTGGACTGCCGTTGATATCTAAATATTTTTCGGGAATAATTTGAGAACTACCATCTAATGGTTCTCCTAAGCCGTTGAAAATTTTTCCAAGAATATCTAAAGATACTCCCAATTCTATTCCCTTGCCTAAAAACTTTACACGGCTTTTTGCTATATCTATGCCACTTGAGGATTCGAAAAGTTGGACTAAAGCTTTATCGGAACTAACTTCCAATACCTTTCCTCTGCGTTTATCTCCGGATGCTGTTGTAAGTTCTATTAATTCGTCGTACTTCACACCCGAAATGTCCTCTATAAGTACCAAAGGACCCGATATTTCTCTTAGGGTTAAATATTCTTTAGCCATTTTTTATTCAGATGTAAGAAATCAGATGACAGAGGTCAGACAACAGAAATCAGAATATGGGGGTTAGTTATGTTTTTTTGTCTTCTGTCCCTTGTCTTCTGTGTTCTGTTCTCTGTTTTCTGTCTTCAGTTTCTCAATTTCTTTGTCAATCTTATTTTGTATATCGGAAAATTTCTTCTCCTCTTTGTTGGGAATTCTTTTCATGCTTGTAATATCATCCTTTACTTTTAATATCAGAAGTTTTTCTATAGAGATATCTTCTTGGATTGCATCAGACATTTTATGATGTAGATATAATATTGTCTTAACCATTAGATATTGTTTTTTAAGGGTTGTGTATGTATCAATATCATCAAATGCGTTCTGATGGAGAAAATCATCTCTTATGGAGCTTGCAGTATACAGTATTAATCTATCCCTGCCGGAAAGTGTTTCTACGCCTACAAGTCTTACTATTTCTTGAAG contains:
- the mgtE gene encoding magnesium transporter: MQNKSIIYPEIEEVLKLPNKDEEIRKLFLDLHPREIFTLCEDLKPQQNAQIVIALKSPLGIEFFQQFKTKHQRGIFRHFSKEWMADILEDMAPDERTDFIKTLSKEQTEQVLPLIAQAERNDIKKLLQYKEGTAGSILTTEYAFLSQDITASKALNQLRKQAFDRETIYYVYVIDSERKLLGFISLKDILISNGSKLIKDIMHLNIINAHIDDDKEQVAKKLADYDLLAIPIVDTDNKLIGIVTVDDVVDVIQQENTEDIYKYGAAGDYVDYMGSPPRIIAKHRILWLLVLVAMGFVSGMVMEKYAYQLQAVVALTFFIPLLCGSGGNAGTQSSTVVIRGLATGEIQIRDVLKIFLKELSIGGIVGLAMGILAAFRALVLNKDPLLAITVGSAMIATVIVATTLGAVLPLLFKKMKLDPALMSGPFIASIVDIVSLLVYFRIAVLVFS
- a CDS encoding V-type ATP synthase subunit B, with translation MAKEYLTLREISGPLVLIEDISGVKYDELIELTTASGDKRRGKVLEVSSDKALVQLFESSSGIDIAKSRVKFLGKGIELGVSLDILGKIFNGLGEPLDGSSQIIPEKYLDINGSPINPIARDYPNEFIQTGVSAIDGLNTLVRGQKLPIFSGSGLPHSQLAAQIVRQAQILGKKEESARPDVPSEQAGGFAIVFGAIGITFEEVDFFIKNFQEGAAMERTVLFINQADDPVIERIAVPRTALTAAEFLAFEHDMHVLVILTDMTNYCEALRQVSAARKEVPGRRGYPGYMYTDLASIYERAGRIKGKKGSITQMPILTMPEDDKTHPIPDLTGYITEGQIILSRDLHRKGIYPPIDVMPSLSRLKDRGIGKGKTREDHSDLFNQLFSAYAKGKQAQELSVIMGQESLSELDKIYLDFALAFEKEYVQQNKLQARTIEETLQLGWKLLAKLPKEELKRIRPEFIEKYLPR
- a CDS encoding V-type ATP synthase subunit A, which produces EAVREISGRLEEMPGEEGYPAYLSSRLAEFYERAGKVQCLGKDKRTGTLSVIGSVSPPGGDFSDPVVQSTLKVVKVFWGLEGKLAYERHFPAINWLTSYSLYVDNLEEYYTKEFEKDWEEIKKECMRILQEEANLQEIVRLVGVETLSGRDRLILYTASSIRDDFLHQNAFDDIDTYTTLKKQYLMVKTILYLHHKMSDAIQEDISIEKLLILKVKDDITSMKRIPNKEEKKFSDIQNKIDKEIEKLKTENREQNTEDKGQKTKKHN